One part of the Prunus persica cultivar Lovell chromosome G5, Prunus_persica_NCBIv2, whole genome shotgun sequence genome encodes these proteins:
- the LOC18776263 gene encoding guanine nucleotide-binding protein subunit beta-like protein codes for MADTLVLRGTMRAHTDMVTAIAIPIDNSEMIVSASRDKSIILWHLTKDEKTYGVPRRRLTGHSHFVQDVVLSSDGQFALSGSWDGELRLWDLALGVSARRFVGHTKDVLSVAFSIDNRQIVSASRDRTIKLWNTLGECKFTIQDQDGHGDWVSCVRFSPNTLQPTIVSASWDKTVKVWNLTNCKLRCTLEGHNGYVNTVAVSPDGSLCASGGKDGVILLWDLAEGKMLYSLGAGAIIHALCFSPNRYWLCAATEQSIKIWDLESKQIVEDLKVDLKTEAEKTEDTHAATAYKKKVIYCTSLNWSADGSTLFSGYSDGVIRVWGIGRY; via the exons ATGGCAGATACTCTCGTTCTCCGCGGAACCATGAGGGCTCACACCGACATGGTCACAGCCATCGCCATTCCGATCGACAACTCTGAGATGATCGTCTCGGCATCGCGCGACAAGTCTATCATCCTCTGGCACCTTACCAAGGATGAGAAGACTTACGGTGTTCCCCGCCGCAGGCTAACAGGCCACTCTCACTTCGTCCAGGACGTCGTCCTCTCATCCGACGGCCAGTTCGCGCTCTCTGGATCCTGGGACGGCGAGCTTCGCCTCTGGGACTTGGCTCTTGGCGTCTCTGCTCGCCGCTTTGTGGGCCATACCAAGGACGTTCTCTCCGTGGCCTTCTCGATTGACAACCGTCAGATCGTCTCGGCCTCCCGCGACCGTACGATCAAACTGTGGAACACTCTTGGTGAGTGCAAGTTCACTATCCAGGACCAAGACGGGCATGGTGATTGGGTCAGCTGCGTCCGCTTCAGCCCTAATACACTGCAGCCCACCATCGTATCAGCCTCGTGGGACAAGACTGTCAAAGTGTGGAACTTGACCAACTGTAAGCTGAGGTGCACCCTTGAAGGGCACAATGGGTATGTGAACACAGTGGCGGTTTCTCCTGATGGTTCATTGTGCGCCAGCGGAGGGAAAGATGGAGTGATTTTGCTGTGGGATTTGGCAGAAGGCAAGATGCTTTACTCACTTGGTGCTGGTGCTATTATTCACGCTCTCTGCTTCAGTCCCAACAGGTACTGGTTGTGCGCGGCAACTGAACAAAGCATTAAGATCTGGGATTTGGAGAGCAAGCAAATCGTTGAGGATTTGAAGGTTGATCTCAAAACTGAGGCTGAGAAGACAGAGGATACCCATGCTGCTACTGCTTACAAGAAGAAG GTTATTTACTGTACAAGTTTGAACTGGAGTGCCGATGGGAGCACCTTGTTTAGCGGCTACTCCGATGGGGTAATCAGAGTTTGGGGCATTGGCCGTTACTAG